From Arthrobacter sp. FW306-2-2C-D06B, a single genomic window includes:
- a CDS encoding MerR family transcriptional regulator, which translates to MSPKGEAGELKQASTGVAVPASGAQGLLFTEDLPVLDEDAGYRGPTACKAAGITYRQLDYWARTGLVEPAVRGAAGSGSQRLYGFRDILVLKVVKRLLDTGVSLQQIRTAVEHLRERGVEDLAQITLMSDGASVYECTSADEVIDLVQGGQGVFGIAVGRVWREVEGSLAALPSEHVVEQSFPDDELSKRRSARRTG; encoded by the coding sequence GTGAGTCCCAAAGGCGAAGCAGGCGAGCTAAAGCAGGCGTCGACAGGCGTTGCTGTACCCGCAAGCGGTGCCCAGGGTCTGCTCTTCACAGAGGACCTTCCGGTCCTGGATGAAGATGCCGGCTACCGTGGTCCCACCGCGTGCAAGGCGGCGGGGATCACCTACCGCCAGCTGGACTACTGGGCACGCACAGGACTCGTTGAACCCGCTGTGCGTGGAGCCGCCGGTTCCGGATCGCAGCGGCTCTATGGCTTCCGGGACATCCTGGTTCTCAAAGTCGTCAAGCGCCTCCTGGACACGGGCGTATCCCTCCAGCAGATCCGCACGGCCGTTGAACATTTGCGTGAACGCGGAGTGGAAGACCTGGCGCAAATCACGCTCATGAGCGACGGCGCGAGTGTCTATGAATGTACTTCCGCGGACGAAGTCATTGACCTGGTGCAGGGTGGCCAGGGCGTATTCGGCATCGCGGTAGGCCGCGTGTGGCGCGAAGTCGAGGGGAGCCTTGCTGCGCTGCCGAGCGAGCACGTCGTGGAGCAGTCCTTTCCGGACGACGAACTCAGCAAGCGCCGTTCCGCGCGCCGCACGGGCTGA
- a CDS encoding ParA family protein has translation MQVVSISSLKGGVGKTSVTTGLASAALAAGIPTLVVDLDPHADATTALGVQAGDQLDIGRMLKNPRKARLLDNVVSSGWVDHPRGNGGGTALDVAVGSAYTGIYDRPDLGRRDLRRLTAVLAAAEKYELVLVDCPPSLNGLTRMAWSASDRVVLVAEPGLFSVAGTERTMRAIQLFRQEFAPQLAPAGIVANRVRPASSEHTFRLAEMESMFGELLLAPHIPEQANWQQIQGAAHAVHHWPGDSAKNTAKLFDSLLENMLSSNNGTRERRKR, from the coding sequence GTGCAAGTAGTCAGCATCAGCAGCCTCAAAGGCGGCGTGGGCAAGACATCCGTAACCACCGGTCTGGCCTCGGCCGCACTGGCCGCAGGGATCCCCACCCTTGTTGTGGACCTGGATCCCCACGCCGACGCAACCACGGCCCTCGGTGTCCAGGCCGGCGACCAGCTCGACATTGGCCGCATGCTGAAGAACCCCCGCAAGGCGAGGCTCTTGGACAACGTGGTCAGCAGCGGCTGGGTTGACCACCCCCGCGGCAACGGTGGAGGGACGGCCCTTGATGTCGCCGTCGGATCCGCCTACACCGGAATCTACGACCGGCCGGATCTTGGGCGCCGCGATCTCCGCCGCCTGACCGCGGTCCTTGCTGCGGCCGAAAAGTACGAGCTGGTACTCGTTGACTGTCCGCCGTCCCTCAACGGCCTCACCCGCATGGCCTGGAGCGCGAGTGACCGAGTGGTCCTCGTTGCCGAACCAGGGCTCTTTTCGGTAGCCGGCACGGAACGCACCATGCGCGCCATCCAGCTGTTCCGCCAGGAGTTCGCTCCGCAGCTGGCTCCTGCAGGGATCGTTGCGAACCGGGTCCGGCCTGCCTCATCCGAGCACACGTTCCGACTCGCAGAGATGGAATCGATGTTCGGCGAGCTTTTGCTGGCTCCGCATATTCCGGAACAGGCGAACTGGCAGCAAATCCAGGGGGCCGCCCACGCCGTCCACCACTGGCCTGGCGACTCCGCCAAAAACACCGCCAAGCTTTTTGACTCGCTTCTGGAAAACATGCTGTCCTCAAACAACGGCACGCGGGAACGCCGCAAGCGCTGA
- a CDS encoding pyruvate carboxylase, with product MFSKILVANRGEIAIRAFRASYELGAKTVAVFPYEDRNSIHRQKADEAYLIGQEGHPVRAYLDVDEIVRVAKEAGADAIYPGYGFLSENPDLARAAQEAGITFIGPPAEVLELAGNKVAALEAARKAGVPVLKSSAPSRDIDELIAAADEVGFPIFAKAVAGGGGRGMRRVETREDLPEALQAAMREADAAFGDPTMFLEQAVLRPRHIEVQILADGEGNVMHLFERDCSLQRRHQKVVEIAPAPNLDESIRQALYRDAVAFAKALNYVNAGTVEFLVDTEGERAGQHVFIEMNPRIQVEHTVTEEITDVDLVQAQMRIASGETLADLGLSQETVSIKGAALQCRITTEDPANGFRPDVGKITGYRSAGGAGVRLDGGTVYSGAEISPHFDSMLVKLTCRGRDYPAAVARARRGLAEFRIRGVSTNIPFLQAVLADPDFIAGNVATDFIDKRPELLKSHVSADRGTKLLTWLADVTVNKPNGELKVHTDPAAKLPSIAGIVAPAGSRQKLQELGPVGFAKALRGQQAVAVTDTTFRDAHQSLLATRVRTRDLVAAGPAVSALLPELLSVEAWGGATYDVALRFLGEDPWDRLAALRKALPNVCLQMLLRGRNTVGYTPYPEEVTEAFVNEAAATGIDIFRIFDALNDVNQMAPAIRAVRATGTAVAEVALCYTGDLLDPNENLYTLDYYLDLAQKIVDAGAHILAIKDMAGLLRPAAAAKLVSALRERFDLPVHLHTHDTAGGQLATLLAAVDAGVDAVDVASASLAGTTSQPSASALVAALAHTPRDTGLSLASVSSLEPYWEAVRRVYAPFESGLPGPTGRVYQHEIPGGQLSNLRQQAIALGLGERFEAIEDMYTAADRILGRLVKVTPSSKVVGDLALHLVGIHADPADFNENPQNYDIPDSVIGFLSGELGDPPGGWPEPFRTKALQGRSIKVRDVDLSAEDSAALKGDSKSRQRTLNRLLFEGPTKDYLKSVDTYGNLSVLDTRDYLYGLQLGAEHVIELEKGVRLIASLEAVSEPDEKGMRTVMCKLNGQSRPVVVRDKSVVSNVKAAEKADASQPGQVAAPFAGAVTLTVKAGDAVKAGDTVATIEAMKMEASITTPVAGTVSRLAINNVEQVQGGDLLIVVE from the coding sequence ATGTTTTCCAAGATTCTGGTGGCTAATCGCGGCGAAATCGCGATCAGGGCCTTCCGCGCTAGCTATGAACTGGGCGCCAAGACCGTAGCGGTCTTCCCGTATGAGGATCGCAACTCGATCCACCGGCAGAAGGCTGATGAGGCCTACCTGATCGGCCAGGAAGGCCATCCGGTCCGTGCTTACCTGGACGTGGACGAAATCGTCCGTGTCGCCAAAGAAGCGGGTGCTGACGCAATCTACCCGGGCTACGGATTCCTGTCCGAGAACCCGGACCTCGCCCGGGCGGCCCAAGAGGCAGGCATCACGTTCATCGGCCCGCCGGCGGAGGTGCTGGAGCTCGCCGGGAACAAGGTCGCCGCACTCGAAGCCGCCCGCAAGGCAGGTGTACCGGTCCTGAAGTCGAGCGCGCCGTCCCGCGACATCGACGAACTCATCGCGGCAGCGGACGAGGTCGGATTCCCGATCTTCGCCAAGGCCGTCGCTGGCGGCGGTGGCCGCGGCATGCGCCGGGTGGAGACCCGCGAGGACCTTCCGGAAGCGCTCCAGGCGGCTATGCGCGAGGCGGACGCCGCGTTCGGCGATCCCACCATGTTCCTGGAGCAGGCAGTGCTGCGTCCTCGTCACATCGAGGTCCAGATCCTGGCCGATGGCGAGGGCAATGTCATGCACCTCTTCGAGCGCGACTGCTCCCTGCAGCGCCGCCACCAGAAAGTCGTGGAAATCGCCCCGGCCCCCAACCTGGACGAGTCCATCCGCCAGGCCCTTTACCGGGATGCCGTCGCTTTCGCGAAGGCCCTGAACTACGTCAACGCCGGAACGGTCGAGTTCCTGGTGGACACCGAGGGCGAACGGGCCGGCCAGCACGTCTTCATCGAGATGAATCCGCGCATCCAGGTCGAGCACACGGTCACCGAGGAAATCACTGATGTGGACCTCGTCCAGGCGCAGATGCGCATCGCATCGGGCGAGACCCTCGCAGACCTCGGCTTGAGCCAGGAGACGGTATCCATCAAGGGCGCCGCCCTGCAGTGCCGCATCACCACGGAAGATCCCGCCAACGGCTTCCGGCCCGACGTCGGAAAGATCACCGGCTACCGTTCCGCGGGTGGCGCGGGCGTCCGTCTCGACGGCGGCACGGTCTACTCGGGTGCCGAGATCAGCCCCCACTTCGACTCCATGCTGGTCAAACTGACCTGCCGCGGACGCGACTACCCTGCCGCGGTGGCCCGTGCCCGGCGCGGCCTGGCCGAGTTCCGGATCCGTGGCGTGTCCACCAATATCCCCTTCCTCCAGGCCGTCCTCGCCGACCCGGACTTCATTGCGGGCAACGTGGCAACCGACTTCATCGACAAGCGCCCCGAACTGCTGAAGTCCCACGTCTCCGCGGACCGCGGGACCAAACTGCTGACCTGGCTGGCCGATGTGACGGTCAACAAGCCCAACGGCGAACTCAAAGTCCACACGGACCCCGCGGCCAAGCTCCCGTCGATTGCGGGGATTGTGGCACCGGCCGGCTCGCGCCAGAAGCTGCAGGAGCTGGGTCCCGTTGGCTTTGCGAAGGCGCTGCGCGGGCAGCAGGCCGTGGCCGTCACGGACACCACCTTCCGCGACGCCCACCAGTCGCTCCTCGCAACCCGTGTCCGTACCCGGGACCTCGTCGCGGCCGGCCCCGCGGTCTCCGCGCTGCTGCCCGAACTGCTGTCGGTCGAAGCCTGGGGCGGTGCCACCTACGACGTCGCCCTGCGCTTCCTCGGCGAGGATCCTTGGGACCGGCTGGCCGCCCTGCGCAAGGCCCTGCCGAATGTCTGCCTGCAGATGCTGCTCCGTGGCCGCAACACTGTCGGGTACACGCCCTATCCCGAGGAAGTCACCGAAGCATTCGTCAACGAGGCGGCGGCAACGGGCATCGACATCTTCCGCATCTTCGACGCCCTCAACGACGTCAACCAGATGGCTCCTGCCATCCGCGCAGTGCGGGCCACCGGCACCGCGGTAGCGGAGGTGGCACTGTGCTACACCGGCGATCTCCTCGATCCGAACGAGAACCTGTACACCCTTGACTACTACCTGGACCTCGCCCAGAAGATCGTCGACGCCGGTGCGCACATCCTCGCCATCAAGGACATGGCTGGCCTGCTCCGCCCCGCGGCTGCAGCCAAGCTTGTCAGCGCCTTGCGTGAACGCTTCGACCTTCCGGTCCACCTGCACACGCACGACACCGCAGGCGGCCAGCTAGCCACCCTGCTGGCAGCCGTGGACGCCGGCGTGGACGCCGTCGACGTCGCATCAGCGTCCCTGGCCGGTACGACAAGCCAGCCGTCGGCGTCGGCCCTTGTGGCCGCCTTGGCACATACCCCGCGCGACACCGGGCTCAGCCTGGCCAGCGTCAGCTCCCTGGAGCCCTACTGGGAAGCGGTCCGCCGGGTCTACGCGCCGTTCGAGTCCGGGCTTCCCGGTCCGACAGGCCGGGTCTACCAGCACGAAATCCCGGGCGGCCAGCTGTCCAACCTGCGCCAGCAGGCCATCGCGCTGGGCCTTGGCGAGCGCTTCGAGGCCATTGAGGACATGTACACCGCAGCGGACCGTATTCTGGGCCGCTTGGTCAAGGTAACGCCGTCGTCCAAGGTGGTGGGCGATCTCGCGCTGCACCTCGTGGGAATCCACGCAGATCCCGCGGACTTCAACGAGAATCCGCAGAACTACGACATCCCGGACTCCGTGATCGGCTTCCTGTCGGGGGAATTGGGAGATCCTCCCGGAGGATGGCCGGAGCCGTTCCGCACCAAGGCGCTCCAGGGCCGCAGCATCAAGGTCCGCGACGTCGACCTGAGCGCCGAAGACAGCGCAGCGCTCAAGGGCGATTCCAAGTCCCGCCAGAGGACCCTGAACCGGCTCCTGTTCGAGGGCCCCACCAAGGACTACCTCAAGAGCGTGGACACTTACGGCAACCTGTCGGTGCTTGATACCCGTGACTACCTGTACGGTCTCCAGCTTGGTGCCGAACACGTCATCGAGCTTGAGAAGGGCGTGCGCCTGATCGCTTCCCTGGAAGCAGTTTCGGAGCCCGACGAAAAGGGCATGCGCACGGTCATGTGCAAGCTCAATGGCCAGTCCCGCCCTGTGGTGGTTCGCGACAAGTCGGTTGTCAGCAACGTGAAGGCCGCGGAGAAGGCGGATGCGTCCCAGCCCGGCCAGGTGGCAGCGCCGTTCGCCGGCGCCGTGACCCTGACTGTCAAAGCAGGCGACGCCGTCAAGGCCGGCGACACCGTCGCCACCATCGAGGCGATGAAGATGGAAGCATCCATCACGACGCCGGTAGCCGGCACGGTCTCGCGCCTCGCCATCAACAACGTGGAGCAGGTCCAGGGCGGCGATCTGTTGATCGTGGTCGAATAG
- a CDS encoding AMP-dependent synthetase/ligase has product MREFSVPPLVNVAPETNITDLVVRQAAKPSNPALFAKLDSAGQWQDIRAKDFLQDVSALAKGLIANGVGVGDRVGIMSRTRYEWSLVDFAVWFAGGISVPIYETSSPSQVAWNLGDSGAVAAFAESAHHEDVIRQAVTAEGLGSVAHVWQLEGGGLDALRSAGSGVSDEELEARRSSAELADVATIIYTSGTTGRPKGCELTHGNFVELSENALASLGDVVNENAKTIMFLPLAHVFARFISVLAVAAGAQVAHTPDIKNLLADLQSFQPSFILAVPRVFEKVFNSALTKAEDGGKGAIFHKAVDTAIAYSKAQQAGSLGLVLRLKHAVFDRLVYGKLRAAMGGHVSHAVSGGGPLGERLGHFFHGIGLQILEGYGLTETTAPISVNTPSLIKIGTVGAPLPGNAVKIADDGEILAKGVCVMRGYFKRDDLAAETFVDGWFRTGDIGELDEQGFLKITGRKKEIIVTASGKNVVPALLEDQIRADALVSQVLVIGDNRPFIGALVTLDEEALPGWLERHGLPASTTTAAAADNALVRAAVQELISHANQSVSHAEAIKSFRIVPSDFTEASGHLTPSLKVKRAQVMKDFDAVIEEMYSAPKAS; this is encoded by the coding sequence GTGCGTGAATTCAGTGTTCCGCCCCTGGTGAATGTTGCCCCCGAAACCAACATCACGGACCTTGTGGTTCGCCAGGCCGCCAAGCCATCCAACCCGGCACTGTTTGCCAAGCTCGACAGCGCCGGCCAATGGCAGGACATCCGGGCAAAGGACTTCCTCCAGGACGTGTCGGCCCTGGCCAAAGGCCTGATCGCCAATGGCGTCGGTGTGGGCGACCGCGTGGGCATCATGTCCAGGACCCGCTACGAATGGTCCCTCGTGGACTTCGCCGTCTGGTTTGCAGGCGGCATTTCCGTGCCGATCTATGAAACGTCATCGCCGTCACAAGTGGCCTGGAACCTCGGCGACTCCGGCGCAGTCGCGGCATTCGCCGAGTCGGCACACCACGAAGACGTCATCCGTCAGGCCGTCACCGCCGAAGGCCTCGGCTCAGTGGCCCATGTCTGGCAGCTTGAAGGCGGCGGCCTTGACGCGCTTCGCAGTGCCGGCAGCGGTGTCAGCGACGAGGAACTCGAGGCGCGCCGCAGCAGCGCGGAACTGGCCGACGTCGCCACGATCATCTACACCTCCGGCACCACGGGACGTCCCAAGGGTTGCGAACTCACGCACGGAAACTTCGTGGAGCTCTCGGAGAACGCTTTGGCGTCCCTTGGCGACGTCGTCAACGAGAACGCCAAGACCATCATGTTCCTCCCTCTCGCCCACGTCTTCGCCCGTTTCATCTCGGTCCTGGCCGTCGCCGCCGGCGCCCAAGTGGCGCACACGCCGGATATCAAGAACCTGCTTGCAGACCTGCAAAGCTTCCAGCCGTCCTTCATCCTGGCTGTTCCGCGTGTCTTCGAGAAGGTCTTCAACTCGGCGCTCACCAAGGCGGAGGACGGTGGCAAGGGTGCCATCTTCCACAAGGCCGTCGACACGGCGATCGCCTACTCCAAGGCGCAGCAGGCCGGATCCCTTGGCTTGGTGCTGAGGCTCAAGCACGCCGTCTTCGACCGTTTGGTGTACGGGAAGCTTCGCGCTGCCATGGGCGGCCACGTCAGCCACGCCGTCTCCGGTGGCGGTCCCCTCGGCGAACGGCTGGGCCATTTCTTCCACGGTATCGGCTTGCAGATCCTCGAGGGTTACGGCCTGACAGAGACGACGGCACCCATTTCAGTCAATACCCCGTCCCTGATCAAGATCGGCACGGTGGGGGCCCCGCTTCCCGGAAATGCGGTCAAGATCGCCGACGACGGCGAAATCCTCGCCAAGGGCGTCTGCGTCATGAGGGGCTACTTCAAGCGGGATGACCTCGCCGCGGAAACGTTCGTGGACGGGTGGTTCCGCACGGGTGACATCGGCGAACTCGACGAACAGGGTTTCCTCAAGATCACCGGACGCAAGAAGGAAATCATCGTCACGGCGAGCGGCAAGAACGTCGTGCCTGCCCTGCTGGAGGACCAGATCCGTGCGGACGCCCTGGTGTCCCAGGTCCTGGTGATCGGCGACAACCGGCCCTTCATCGGCGCGCTGGTGACCCTCGACGAGGAAGCCCTGCCCGGCTGGCTCGAGCGCCACGGCCTTCCCGCGTCCACGACGACGGCGGCTGCCGCGGACAACGCCCTCGTCCGGGCTGCCGTCCAGGAACTGATCAGCCACGCCAACCAGTCCGTCTCCCATGCGGAGGCGATCAAGTCGTTCCGGATTGTGCCGTCCGACTTCACCGAGGCTTCCGGCCATCTCACGCCGTCGTTGAAGGTCAAGCGCGCCCAGGTCATGAAGGACTTCGACGCCGTGATCGAGGAAATGTACTCGGCGCCCAAGGCTTCCTGA